tgtgaatggactTATCCTCAATGAGACACACCGAGCCACAACCCAAACAACTCCAGCCTGGACTCTCATCCTGGGTGTCTTTGTCCACCAGTACCTGGGCTACTGTACTTTTGATCAGCTGAAACACAACAGATCATGACAATAGAATACACTTATCCAAACTTGTGCAAAAATACTGATTCATCAATACTGTGATTGAGAAAAATAATTCAATTTTACATATCATCCTATTACCAAAGCAGAGTAAAAGGATTCAAATGTGCTGAgctgtttttcttctctgctGGTGCAGGAAGGGAAGACTTTCAAGTCCCTAAAATCTTTTTGGGAATATGGTTCAACCAGTGTTTGTGCATCTTCTCTACAATCAGTTCTATTTTTTTCCTCACGGCTATTTTCCTTTTAGCTTCAACCattccttaaaggtacagtgtgtgggatttggcggcatctagtggtgttgttgcagattgcaaccaactaagtaccccttcgctcactcctccctttccaagactgcggtaatgtgagatgcggagtgcaaaaccgtggtaacgccatttcgcctcactcagaggccatcctcaccataataacactactttaggagcaacggaagtcagatggcggctgacTGTACCACggttgcactctgcagctcacgttaccgctgTTTCACATGCGTGTCGGagaacgtgaaaggctctctctagagtcagtgtttggtttgtgcgttctgggctactgtagaaacatggcggagccgCTAGTCGCcgttagttctttgatgtcgggttggtgtgtctgggcctttacacTCTGCAGCTGACATTACTGCACActgtttcacaagcgtgtcggaaaactacggtggccttcaggtgacgtaAATACATGAAAGGTTCTCTcaagagtcagtgtttggtttgtccgttctgggctactgtagaaacaaggcggagcaacatggcggactccgtggagaggacccgctacctatgtagatatgaagggctcattctaagctaacgaaaacacaacaattcttagtttgaagtgattatacactaatgaaaacatagttacgaatattatattccatttctgttaatagatcccccgaaatgttacacacaagtttttttttaaccgaCTCATAGCTTTTGTGACTCAGAGTAACCTTTGAGACATTCTGGTTTAGTTTCAGATTGTTTCATAGCAGAGAGGCAGCTCCTCAGAGAGACCGTGACCTCTTTTTAGAGGCTGGTGATGCTGGGAAATGATCCATTTAACTTTCCATTATATTACAGCCCTGACATTAATTAGGTTCACTCATTCAGGTCCTACATCACCATGGCTGCGATGgcaaatcatcatcatccataGTACACAAAATATGTGAAGGTCTCatcttttctctattaatgatacACTTTGACAGCTAATGTTCACTGTTATGCTGACGACGCACTGTTATACCTGTATATAAAGCCAACTGCAATCTCTTCTTTCATTTAGGACTATTTTCAAGTcgtttttgttttcagtgatAACGTCAACAGTCAACGTTTCTGTCTCATCTCCAAGTTAAGTTAAGCCTTAAGTTACCCTTAAGTTTCTTGACCATTTAGGGAATGAATCACAGAACCTAAATCTTATGACAAAATTAACATTACTTATTTCATTCCAAAATTAAGATCTTATTGTTAATTTTTATGGACTTGCTGTTATGTATTGATATTGTATTAATTGTAACAGACATCTTTTATATTTCcccctcttctttctttctttccatttatttaattaatttacttcTTTGCTATTTTCAAGGTCTTTAAAAAGCATCTGCTCTGATAACATGGCGTGATAGTGCCAGGAAATACAAGCAGCAGATAGCAACTGTAAACAAAACAGCCCTCACAGAAAGCTCATTCATCTACTAGGCCTCCTCTGATAAATGTTACTGATAACACGAAAACAACCCCAGGAAATACTAGAACatccttcttctttcttttcaaaTATTTCATCACTATAACACGCATTCACTTTTTGTCagcattgtttgtttatttgttctaTTAAttcttaaaatgtattaatttatggCAATAATAAGTATATACCAGTCTCAGACAATAATTTAATTTGGCTGGTTCAAATGGTTAGAAATACAGAAAAATCCTGAGGTCAATTTTTATTAAGTTGTATTTGACGGATGTTTGAAGTGATAATAATGAACTGAACTGACCTTACACTGAGGTTCGAGCAGAGCGAAGAGGATACCTTTCTCACGGACAGTCAGAAGATCACTCATTACATGAAATCCAGGAGTCAGATTTGATGCCATCACAAGACCCTTAATTTCACCTACTCGCCACGACTTTCACCACGTCGTCCTGTCATTGATTTCTGAACACAATACTTTCAGTCCTGACTGTAACTGGTCGTCAATCAATGCAAATTTCATGCAAATTTATTTGACTTGGTGTACACTGTGTATACACTGTGGCTTTCCTTCCGTAACTGAACAACTGTGTCTGCAGTCAATGGCAAAAGATAACAAGAAGACATTAGTTGAGAATATGTATTCAAAATGTATGATGTGCGTGCATGTTCAGAGTGTTTGTAACCCCACTTTGTTTTATTGGGATCCTCAATTAGAAATGAActgtgaataaaataatatataaataaaataattgtaatcACATATACTGTTTACGTCACCCTGTCACTATTCTGCTCCAAAATGAAACAGACAAccaaaaataactacatttgaaGTATTTAGAATTTAAagttaagttcagttttgaggtacttgaactTAGTAgtatttattctactttatacttctaagttgctacatttcagagggaataTTGAGTTTTATGatattgttatagattaaacttccctacagtatataaagtagttataaTTAGCCCAACACCAAACATacattacaaaataataatataattgtgagtaatatataataatactgtataaCACTGTCATGGGTCATTCTGCTGCTTAATGAGCACTTTTTCTTTTGATatacaaaattatattttgtttatattgtgtacttttacttaaaggcgcagtgtgtaggatctggcgccgtctagattgcaaccaactgaaactcctcctgtgtgccaagcgtgtaggagaactacagcgGCCGatgtgaaaacgcgaatggttctctacagccagtgtttggtttgtcccttctgggctactgtagaaacatggcggttgacttcatgaagaggacctgctccctatgtagatataaacggctcattcgaaggtaacaaaaacacaacgattcatattttcaggtgattatacactattgAAAAAATAgtgattaatattatattccatttctgccatatAGATGCCCCtaaatgttcctttaagtacaattttaacCGAAAGTCTGCTACATGTAATGGAGTGTTTTGACGTTGGAGTACTGCCACTGGCTACACCTGCTTTAATCCTGTGCACATGAAAAATTAACGGTGGGTGTTGAGTTTGCACTGCCATCGGTCCTGTTCACTGAAGCTCTAACGCTTCCATTTCCCTCAGTTTACTCAACAATGTACTGAAGAAATGAACATTTATCTTGCAGCCAAAAACTCATGAGTTACTGGTATACAGGCAGTATTAATTGTTTAGCGGAGGCTCTCACAGGAAGACGTTTCAAGTATGTGGAAATGTCTGGTAAGGTTGATAGATCACACAATGCCAGAGGCATGTTATCACCTTGACGTCTCAAAGTCTTAATGTCCCTTGAATGTGCATGTTACAATTCCCACATAACTAACCATCATAAAAGTCCCCTAGAAGACATATTAGTTAGATGTAATCTTGCCTTTTATGACTTCCATATACAGTCTTTCTTTGTTTGCAGCAGAAGAAGCAATTTCTCACACTTCTGCAAAATCTCTGCACTATTTTGGGGATTTTCACGAGACAGCAATAATAAGTCCCCAAAGAGGTTTTATAATTCTCTCAGTGTCAAAAAAAACGTGTAAAATAAGATTTCCTGTACACAAATGACAATACAACACAGctgtaaaacataaaaaacaagtttattttgaatgttAGAGTggtaacaatgaaaataaatgacattaaTTAGACTATTGAGTGCAGTGATACAAAGAAGGAtaaaaagtaagtaaaatacAATCAGTGATATGTAGATGGGATGAAGATGCTCACTCTGGCTCTCATGATTTTATACTACTTTTGTTCAACAATGATTTCCCCAAGCTCTTCAGCAAATGTAACTTCTCTGTGGCTATTACACACcattcctccatctcctccttcagCGTCTCCTCCGCTGTGAGCTCCTTCAGGAACCGGCTTCCTCCGTCTCTTGTTGAGCAGAGGGTTGTTGGACGTGTCCAGATCTTTGATCTTGACCTGGTCGTAGTCCACACGCATGGTCGCCAGGGCGCTGGTCATTTCCTCCTGTTGGAAGATATTTTGTGCTGTAAATCTGGTGCTTTACTGCCACCTCGTGGTCATATTCTGAAAATAAACAGAGTGGGTCCCACCTTCACGTCGTCCCACAGCTCCTTGTCCTCTGTCAAAACACGAGAGGTGTGGAGGGGGGTCGGAGGGACCACCATTGACTGCTGcggtattaaaaaaacatgaacatctTGTGAATAAAAGGGGGAAAAGCACACAGGTGTAGAGACAAAGTCACAAAGTGATAACTTACACTAATCCAGGGATGGTTCACAAACTGTCCAATGGTCATCCTCTCATTGGGGTCTGTCTTCAGCAACTGAATGATGAGCTGTTTGGCTacaaaacacaattaaacaACATCAGGCATTTAATCCGATAAGTCTTTAGTGCAATATGGACCTATAATGATGTTGGCTCTTCTGTGTTAACTGAAGATGTTGTACAGGTTGAATTTTCAAACACATGATCAGGTCAGTGCAGCACATTTAAactgcattaattgatttttttgccACTTGGGGGCTttggaaacaagctgtaaacacaacactgacatatcatCCTCTTTTAAGTTCTTCTGgttcttatttacacatccagctgttacagagcaacattatcgtTCATttagagtcgtgtttctggccacctgatgaatgtaagtctgTTAGTCACTCTCTTTTAGTTcttttttggtctctaccaactcctgagagaaaTATTTGGCTCCTAAGTTGCTAAATGCTCCAACATGTTCACTGGCTAGTTGCCAATTTTGTCAACCTGTCATTAGGTGCTGGGCAGATAGAGTGGAGtcagttttttccccctgaaAACAGCTGCTTGTGGCTAGAAACAAGGTGAAAGAGATCAGACTGAACCAAAATAGTAAAATTGCAGGTAGTAAAACCAAAACAGCGAGTTAAAAGATGCTAAAGCTCTtcatagagctgaggggaactgcagttGGGTGTGGGTTCAacacaacacgttctcatcccaactcgtcacataccgccgctttgtcgcACCCCTTGACGTCACGTCACGCCCTctggcatcactttatttttggcatcaaaaccactatagttaggtttaggaaacagaTACATGGTCGGGCTTTAAACTACCACGTTTTTAGAGTGTAAATGagactgaacattgtgaacatgggactcgaatgaacagctgattgtaacatgacgcacaggacacacacagcggtctcctggatgaaagccttgtgtttgttggacccatccacctcccctcccgctctgccctgtgtgtcttttgctctttaaacttcATCACCACACACCCAGCGCACTGTCCcaaagtgtttactgttgccacagaTGGGTTTAGATTGTAGTTAATGGGCCGTGCGCTgaaccggcgctaaagggtgccgtgtACAGCAGTATCAACAtcgcctgttctcattcccagggcgtcaaataccgaggctttgtcatggccgtccatgacaaagcctcggtatttgacgccctgggaatgagaacaggctgttggTCGCTACGAGCAACCCCTTTtacagtcatttgatccattgtaaatataaacatattgaCTATAGCAGCTTTGAATTGGAATACAATTTTTTAttgtgaatattatttattgtatgCCATATCTATGCTGGATTCATACAAAGTAGGAACTTGTAATAAAAATTTTGCACAACCCCGTTacagctttgaaatcttttccTTGATATTTATGAATTTTATGTGCAAAGCCTGACCTTCTTCAGAAACGTCAGCCCACTCAGGGTTGGGGAACTCATATTGGCCCAACCTGATCCTCTGCTTCATGCCTGGAGAGATGGCCTGACCTGTGTTTGAGTAGAACGGAGGAAACCCACACAGACTagaaacagaagagaaaaaaagactatTTTACTTTGCTGTCACCAAAACGCAGAGTTGAACATCTATATACCAGAACAGTTATAAAGGTTGAATCAGTTGCAGACGCACATGATACTCACAGAATGTACATGATTACGCCCAGAGACCACATGTCACATGATTTGTCATATTTCTCTGGCCCAAGCACTTCTGGGGCTGAATGGACAAATAGATACAGATAAAACCAACGCAATAATGTGGAGAACGACAGACACGCTCACTACTCAATATGCAGACAACACATagacaacatgtgagtgaatgACATATCAGAAAAACATGCCTGTTATAGCACATCTACATGGCAGCAAACACTCACCAACATAATACGGAGTGTAACAGGGAGTTTGGAGGGAGTTGTGCAGCGTCGTCTCTTTAGCGAAGCCAAAGTCAGTCAATGTCAGCGTGGCGTTACTCTCCTTGGTGGTATACAGCAGGTTTTCAGGCTGtatgaggaaaagaaaacagttagagatgcaaaacaatgtgtttatcTTAGAAATGATTGATGACAGCAGCGGCAGCACCTTTACATCCCTGTGAGCGAGGTCCATGTGGTGGAGGTACTCTATGGCCGTGCCGATGTCGTGCATGATCTCTGACGCTTCTGATGGACAAACATGACATCATAGATGTGACATGTTCAGGATGCAGTATAGAGACCcatatatttaaatgtgaacTCTGACGCACCTCTCTCTGTGAAGGCCTGGTCCCCTCTGGCCTGAATGCGACTGAACAGCTCCCCTCCCTCCATACTGAGACAAGATTAACAAAGAGATCAGAACTGGGGCAGCGAGGGGACTCTTGGCAGATCTCCACTGTGATCGTGATTTGACAACAAAGCGAGTCATTGTGAGTCACAATTTACTGTTCATGATGAGTCTCCTGAGCCTCGGCAGACCCAGATGACTCAAGCAGAAAGGACGTATTAAAGGGAAAATAACTATTGTAGCCATTTCCCACGATGAAGTTTATACAAACGTAAATTATATGACGTGTTTTTGTTCAGGATATTACATACCCAAATTAGCTTTATTTGAAAATGCAGCTCACGATGTAGCTTTGTATCAGAAAATGTTTCCTTATTCTAATAAAAACTGCCTTCTGTCAACCGTGTTAACTCTCAGCATTAAAATATGATCTGTGTGTTTGAAGCACAAGTGGACGTTGTTAAATAACTACAGGTATGAACATAGCCCAGATCACGATGGGAATATGGTGGCTTCCAGTCACTCAAGCTGCATTAACACGTGTCCAGAGACTTCTATGTCAAGTAACGTAAGAACGTGAAaggttctctctagagccagtgtttggtttgtccgttctgggctactgtagaaacatggcggagaaatacggcagactccgtgaagaggacccgctccctatgtagatatgaagggctcattctaagctaacgaaaacacaacgattattagtttcaggtgattatacactaatgaaaacatagttctgaatattatgttctatttctgctaatagatcctccaAAGAGTTCCAACATATTATGTATCTAAGAGCACATGCTGTGATGTGGAAGATGCCTCGGGCAGCAAAGAACAATCTGGATTTCTAATTCTTAactaaacagaaacagaaaaagtaTGGGAGAGTGCAGATGTTTATCAGTGGCATTTTTCCCAAAATCAAATGCAAGTGCAAAACTAAATTCCAATCCCAAGCAGTCACTGAAGATGTATTTGATTTGCATTCTTATGCCAGGTGTGAGCTGGAATCAAGCTCAGCTGGATCCAGATACCATCCACTCATTTCTACATACAAGATATTCTGAACAGCATCAAGGAGCTTCACATAGTCCGTCTCTCTGCTGTTCCTCTGCTTCACCCTTTTCAAATTCCTAAATGAACACAAAGCTCTACTACATTATAGAAAAAACACATGAGGAAATCTGTTTGAGCATTCCCATTAAGACCTAAAATAAGCAGACAGCAAATAAGGTAGTGCTGGTAATGCTCACCACTCCATTATGATGAGGAGACATTTCTTCCCCTGGTGCATGTTCTCATACAGACTGAGTATTCGGACGATGTGGGGACCTCCGGAAACTCGCCAGTGCAGCTCAACTTCCCGTCTGGCTTTAGGAACATCGTACAGGATCTGCTCCaaagaacaaaaacatgcatcaatGAAAGGCTTCTGCTTCTTATGCTTCTTTTATATTTGtctaaagtagggctgcaacaataatcgattagtcaattattaaatcaattgcttgttttgagtaatttttttcaagaaaacagtcaaaattctctgattccagcttcttaaatgtgaatattttctggtttctatactcctctatgacagtaaactcaatatctttgagttgtggacaaaacaagacatttgaggacgtcatcttgggctttgggaaacactgatcgacatttttcaataTATTCTGAAGTGATTTTAGAGTTAGTTTGAATTAGTTTGACATCCTTGTCAAGAAATCAATAAgtccacacagagacactcagtgTTTACAGCACCGTTAGTGGCCGCTATTAAAACCATTAATCTACATTTACAAGAGAGGACATTAAGAGTGAAGACTGCATTTAGCAATGTACTCCATCTTTAATGTGCAGCTCTGGTATCAGAGCTGCGGGGAGGAGGATATCCTAGTCAGACCCCAGTCCACATCCTCATGGGCATTACAATGCATTTTGAGCCCTGGAGGAGGAAAATGGGTTCAGATATGTGTTTATAAAGGTGTGACTTTCCTCTGAATTCTCTATGCACTAATCATTACCACTCACAGAACACTTCCACAGATTTTCCATTTCATTGTATATATTCGGTTGTGGCTTACCACGATATTCCAAATAAAACATGCAGAGGCCTTCTTGGGGCTGctcttcctgtttgtgttttcttaaGGCTTTGCTGCAACTCTATAGTACAGACAGCTGCTTATCGACTTACCAGCACTAGAATTCTAATAACTTGTATTACTGAAATTGGATTTTATAAATCACTGTAAACATTTAATAacacttaaagcagcagggGGTAGAAGTGGAGAaaagatgattaaaaaaagttatttttataaaacgtaaaaaatcattttcctctgtgtcctccggtgctcctaacggatctgcaagatttcacagaccggaggaaaacaaccaatcagagctgaacTGCAGTCTGCCgtctttgagcagctgtcaatcactcacgaactccgatcaaacggtcaaactaggcagcgctgatcaaatatgaatcaatattatgttactgtaatgcctatttgttgcctcagatgttttcagaaacatcttgtagtgtactgtttagctgtaaaatgagaaagtttctgacccggccgccatgttgagatcagttgaggaaataccaagcaccgcccaccagccggagcgaactttctctttttacagctaaacagtacactacaagatgtttctgacaacatttgaggtgataaatagtaacagaatattgattcataatcagagtttgcaagtgattgacggctgcctccgttgaatgaacagccaataggaacgctctctctcctgtgattggtcaaagtcccCCGTCACGgcttagattttttaaagcctgaaaacagagccatgaggaggtgcagaagtctagttatctctcagagcacttgaattacaatatgctgaacgattatcatggaatttttgcccaatgacgctAAAAAATATTCTCcctgctgcagctttaatgttgcGTATAGATGAgtaataaaatgtgttaaatgtCAGATGATAAAGTACCAACAGGGCAGATCATTGTCCTCAACAACAACCAGCATAGCAGAGTGGAAACTGTGTCAAAGCATCCCAGACAGCACACATCACTGTCTGGGTATAGCTCAGAGACTGAATTCAGATTATTGCTTCATCCATCCATGGTTGAATTTCATctgcatcatatcatataaCTGATCATGCAAAATCATTATtggacatacattttttttatataaagtaGTAATCAAAAATCCTGGACACATTTCCTCAGTATAAGACACCATAACATGGTGGAGATCACAGAGAAGACATGAATAATTGATGCTCTCTTTCTTTCCAGTGGCTGCTCCAGAGGACtgttcacatcacatcacacagGGTAAACAAGGACACAACCACACACCTTCAGGGCACATTTCACTCCTGTTTTCTTGCAATAACATTCCAGCACTTTGCCATTGATTCCCAGGCCGAGGACCTGGGATGTGATCTTATAGTCATCTGTCACCGCATGTCTCCTGAACTCCAGTGAggagtaaggaggaggaggagtaggaggatgAGGCTGCAGGTCAGAGCTGCTCCCCAGCAGGCTGGTGGActcactgtgctgctgctgctgctgttgcgcACTAATTGAATTGACCGACTGCTCCTCCTGGTTAtgatgcattatttatttttttctggaaaaTCCAACAGTGATGCAGAGCAAATCCCATCAGTGTGTCTGCCACAGAAAAACACCCCGGTGTTATCCTAGTTCATCCGCAAAGGTCCAGAGGACTTTGGTGCTGCCCGACACAACATCTCGCCCACTTTGACCAACATGAGGTATGCAAATCTATAAAAGCTCCTTAGAGTACCAAAAAAATGGGCGGAGTTGTGAAACCTTGGCGTCAAAAGATCCCAGCTGATCTGGATGTTTAGAGTAGAGATGGTACAAACACACTAAATGAGTGAGAGAAAGGAAAATACTACAGGAGTCTGGTACTCTTGTCTGGTCCTCATCACGGTTCTCTGCCTCTTCCTGTAGGCTACAGCAGGCTCTCCAATTCCCTGACGTCAGCGAGGAGCGCCTCAAATTCATTCTCTTAAAGGAACAACCACGCGTAAAGACGCACGGCAGGAGTGCACCAGTGGGATttaaaaaacaagttatttttataaaacggtcgctttATTGTGACAGTAGCACATGAAACatgtaacctgaaaaaaatcatgtgcctctgtgtcctccagtgctcctaacagtatctgcaagatttcacagaccggaggaaaacaagcagttagagccagcgtcggcgttaggggcgggccatgggggtccaggcccgtccaaaaaggtcactgtgccccctcagctgaattctctcctgacaaaaaactaaactgaaataacagctaaactataagtaaaatgaagtcattcagtttggtaatggaaggacttaacactgcaatgcaaaataaagcacaaaacagtgatagttttgcatttaggaaacaactaagacatgtacttgggcttgattacattgttttctattggagggtCCTAACTGGCCGTGAGCAACACAGCGCCGCAtgacgttttgtctgaacttctatcagatacacggttcctattttttcct
This portion of the Sebastes fasciatus isolate fSebFas1 chromosome 1, fSebFas1.pri, whole genome shotgun sequence genome encodes:
- the LOC141766960 gene encoding MAP kinase-activated protein kinase 2-like gives rise to the protein MHHNQEEQSVNSISAQQQQQQHSESTSLLGSSSDLQPHPPTPPPPYSSLEFRRHAVTDDYKITSQVLGLGINGKVLECYCKKTGVKCALKILYDVPKARREVELHWRVSGGPHIVRILSLYENMHQGKKCLLIIMECMEGGELFSRIQARGDQAFTEREASEIMHDIGTAIEYLHHMDLAHRDVKPENLLYTTKESNATLTLTDFGFAKETTLHNSLQTPCYTPYYVAPEVLGPEKYDKSCDMWSLGVIMYILLCGFPPFYSNTGQAISPGMKQRIRLGQYEFPNPEWADVSEEAKQLIIQLLKTDPNERMTIGQFVNHPWISQSMVVPPTPLHTSRVLTEDKELWDDVKEEMTSALATMRVDYDQVKIKDLDTSNNPLLNKRRRKPVPEGAHSGGDAEGGDGGMVCNSHREVTFAEELGEIIVEQK